DNA from Candidatus Hydrogenedentota bacterium:
GCCGAACTGGCGCTCACGTCCGCGCGCACGCAACTCGTGCGCGCCTTGCGCGACTACGCCGTGGCCGCCGCCGCGCTCGACAAGGCTCTGGGGCGCACGTGGTCCGCGCGCGAACGGCCCGGCGTGGACCAGGAGTAGCGAGCGCGGGCCGATAGGCAACGGTTGAGATGCGAGCATCCCGGTTTGGCGGTCCCTCGTGTGGTGTAGTCGCCTTGTCGCGCGATTGACCAGAGAGACGTGAAGAGATCAGACAAATTACAGCGCGACCTCGCGTCGGGCAAAATACTTTTTCACGCGAGCCGCATCCGCGGCGCATCTTCCCGAAATTGTCCCGCGCGTTTCGCCCTGACTGGGCCTGTGCGGGCGCGGCACTACGATTGGGCGGACAAGGTCGCATACTGCCGCCTGTAATACTCGAGGTACTCGCCCGTCTTGATCTTGCGCCACCACCATGCGTTCTCCTGGTACCAGCGCACCGTCGCCGCCATGCCCTCGTCCCAGTCCATCTGCGGGCGCCAGCCCAGCCCGCGCAGCTTCGAGGCATCTATCGCGTACCGCCGGTCGTGGCCCGGCCGGTCGGGAACGAAGCGGATCAGGCTCTCGTCGCGGCCGGTAAGCTCGAGAATTCTGCGCGTCAGCACAATGTTCTCGCGTTCGTTGCCGCCCGCGACGTTGTAAATCTCGCCCTCCCGGCCTTCGCGCAGCGCGAGGTCGATGCCGCGGCAGTGGTCGTCCACGTACAGCCAGTCTCGCACGTTGTGTTCGCCGCCCTTGTAGAGCGGCAACGGTTCGTTGTCGATCGCGTTTGTGGCAAACAGGGGCAGCACCTTTTCGGGATACTGATAGGGGCCATAAGTGTTCGAACCGCGCGTGATGATCACGGGCACGGAAAACGTGGTGAAATAGGAGCGGCCCAGCAGTTCGCCGCCCGCTTTCGCCGCGCTGTAGGGATTGCGAGGGTTGATCGGGTCCGTCTCTTGAAACGAACCGGTTTCGATGCTGCCGTACACCTCGTCGGTTGAGACCAGCAGCACGCGCGGCGTGCCCAACCGTTTCGCCGCTTCCATGATGTTGTACACACCGTCCACGTTCGTGCGCAGGAATTCCGTAGCGCCCATGATGCTGCGGTCCACGTGCGTCTCCGCCGCGAAATTCACTACTGCGTCACAGCCTTCCATCGCGGCGCCGATGGCCGCGGCGTCCGCGATATCCCCGCGGACGAACGTGTGCCGCGACGGCGGGCACTCCTTCACATTGTCCAGATTGCCCGCGTAGGTCAGCTTGTCAAAGTTAACCACGTGCACGCCCGGATAGGTCCGCAGCAGGTATCGTACAAACGCGGACCCGATGAACCCGGCACCGCCGGTGACGAGAATTCGTTTCATCTTTCTTACGTTCTCCGTTTCATGTAGCCGGCCAGCGCATCGCGCCAGGGACGCATCGCGGTCCCCGTGACCTGTTCGAGCCGCGCATTGGACAGCACCGAATACTTCGGGCGCCTGGCCTTCGCCGGAAAATCGCTCGCGACACAAGGGTCGAGGCGTATACCGGCTTTTGCGAGATCGAGGATCGCGCGCGCGAATTCGAAACGCGAGCAGGCGCCACTGTTCACCGCGTGATAGGTCCCATATTCGTCCGTACGCACGAGCGCCAGGATTGCCCCGGCCAGGTCAAGCGTGTGCGTGGGCGAACCGACCTCGTCGCATACCACGCGCAACGGCCCGCGTTCCTTTGCGGCGCGCAACATCTTCTCCACGAAATTGTTGCCGCCCGGCCCATACAGCCACGCCGTGCGCACAATAAAATGGTACGGGTTTGCCTTGCGCACCGCGACTTCGCCCGCCGCTTTCGTCTTGCCGTAGACGCCCAGCGGCGACACGGGGTCGTCCGGCTCGTAGGGGGACCCTTTTGTGCCGTCGAACACGTAATCCGTGCTGACGTGCACAATCGGGATGCGCCGGTACGCCGCAATCTCCGCGAGGTTTCGCGCCCCAGCCTCGTTGGTCAGGAACGCCGCTTCCAGCGCGCTCTCCGCGCCGTCCACGTCCGTAAAGGCCGCTGCATTCACGATCAGGTCCGGTGCGAAAGCTGAGACGATGCTCTGCACGCCCGGCTCATACGCGATATTCACTTCCGGCAGGTCATGCCCCGAAACCTCGCCTTCCTGCTCAAACACCCGCAGCAGGTCGCGGCCCAATTGTCCTTTCGCGCCAAATACCAAGGTTCGCATTGAATGGGATTCCCTCGCTCGCGGCAGGGATTGTAGCAACTGCGGTCATGCTGCGACAACGAAAAGATGAAAGGCTCTTTGTACCCTTGCTGCGCGGCAAAGGAATACTGTAGCCGGCGAAGCAGCCGTTTACACCCTCTCCGGCTGCGCGCTTACCCTGGCCCCGGGCAGAACCCGTCCTCCGTATCCTCGCAGAGATGGTAGCCGCCGCTGTTGTAGAACTGAATGACCCGGAGCAATTCGCTTAGCACAATGCTCCAGTCCGGTCCGGCGGGGACATAGTCCGCGTCGTGGGG
Protein-coding regions in this window:
- the rfbB gene encoding dTDP-glucose 4,6-dehydratase; translation: MKRILVTGGAGFIGSAFVRYLLRTYPGVHVVNFDKLTYAGNLDNVKECPPSRHTFVRGDIADAAAIGAAMEGCDAVVNFAAETHVDRSIMGATEFLRTNVDGVYNIMEAAKRLGTPRVLLVSTDEVYGSIETGSFQETDPINPRNPYSAAKAGGELLGRSYFTTFSVPVIITRGSNTYGPYQYPEKVLPLFATNAIDNEPLPLYKGGEHNVRDWLYVDDHCRGIDLALREGREGEIYNVAGGNERENIVLTRRILELTGRDESLIRFVPDRPGHDRRYAIDASKLRGLGWRPQMDWDEGMAATVRWYQENAWWWRKIKTGEYLEYYRRQYATLSAQS
- the rfbD gene encoding dTDP-4-dehydrorhamnose reductase, translated to MRTLVFGAKGQLGRDLLRVFEQEGEVSGHDLPEVNIAYEPGVQSIVSAFAPDLIVNAAAFTDVDGAESALEAAFLTNEAGARNLAEIAAYRRIPIVHVSTDYVFDGTKGSPYEPDDPVSPLGVYGKTKAAGEVAVRKANPYHFIVRTAWLYGPGGNNFVEKMLRAAKERGPLRVVCDEVGSPTHTLDLAGAILALVRTDEYGTYHAVNSGACSRFEFARAILDLAKAGIRLDPCVASDFPAKARRPKYSVLSNARLEQVTGTAMRPWRDALAGYMKRRT